In the genome of Acidovorax sp. 69, the window GTGTACGGCGCCTGCACCAAGCGAATACAGCACGGTCGCTGACAGCGGCCTAACCGGGCTATGACGCGCGTGAAAGCGCAGTCGTGATCCGGCTTTTTTACCAAGCCTTTCTGCACTGATGTGCAAACGCGCAAGAGCGCGGGGCTACTCGTTCTCGCTTGGCAGATCAACGATCTGTTTGCAAACCCACTTACCAAGGATTCAACCTATGAAACATTCTCAACTAAACGAAACCGATTTCGACTTCCCGTATCTCGAGGACGAAGTCAAAAACCCCATCAAGCTTCTCGAAAAAACGACGAGTTCGAATGCTGAACCTAAGTTCGATGAACTTGGGTGGCCTTTCCTCTGCGTCTCTCGAAGGGCGCAGTTCGCTGCATCTATCAAGACCAGCTGCGAAAGCTCGCAGGCGTGGCGGCAATGGAGAGCCGACTTCCAGCGGAAATGGCGCTGTCGGGTATGGCTCGTCCACGATGGCTCCACTGGCTATGCGCCCATCACTACATCCCTGCTGATCGCACCGCAAGTCGATTCACGCCACCTACCGTTCCAACAGGCGACTTTCTTGGTTGAACTACCTGGTGTTCTCGACGTAGGCGGAGTGATTGCATCGCTGCACGAACGACAGGACCGGCTGACGAAAATTGGTCGTATGTTTCGCCTCACTTATCCTGGTGGCATCGTTCAATGCGGCGAGCAGGCTATGGCTTTGGGTGAATTGTTCTCGCAATGGTCCGGCCACCTCAGAGACCAGACGGGCGTCATGCTGCTCAAATGCTATGTACTTGAAGACGCGGCTTACTGGGCTTACCGTAGTGGTGAGGGGACCTTGGTAAACACTCCACTCGAATGCTATCTGAGGCCTGCCATCAAGGAAATTCGGCGGCAACGACGGTCACTTCGTGCTTCACGTATCAGGCAACTCGGTCCCACAATTGCGTTCGCGAAGTCTGCTACGAATCGCAAGACTTGGACTGCCTCATTAGGAACGTTGCCAATCAGCGGAGAGTGGCGTTACGACATGATTGAAGGGCGCACCGGAGTACACCTGACAGGTCAGTTCACCATTTATGTGGCGCCCATTTCAACCTCTCAACCGATGGAGGACTGGTGTAGTTGGACCTACCGCTACCCCGTTCGGTTGAGTGCGGAAGAGCTGGGTGTTGCTCAATCCATGTTGGATTGTTTCGCCTCATTGGGCACGCCTTTGGCGCGCTTCGTGACGTCAACAATCCCAATGGTTCAACTGCCGTCCAACATTTTCACGTCTGGTTATCTGGTGCGTAGGGCTCTTCCACGACGACGTAAAGCAAAAAAGAAATGAACGGCTGACGGGCTGTAAAGCCTCTCAGCTTCCAGCGCAACCGTTCACCGCTCGTCAGCGGTTGACGCCCCATAAATGGTTGCGTGACCCCAAGCTCGTTTGTTAGCTTGGGCTATGACACCATACACACACCTGATCTCAACGCGCGGCTCTATCCCGCGCCCGCATGAGCAATCCCCGCATCCCCCCACATTTTTCGAGGGGGTCGCATGCTAGGACTTCTGCTTCACCTTCTCACCGAATCAGCCGCGCCCCCTGTTGAGAGGCGCTACCAGTACGTTCGGGCCATTCACCGGCAGACGTTGACGGCGCTGGTGCGTGCACGACAAGACCCCAGAACCCATCCTCGGATGCTGATAGCGCTGGAACGCGCTGCCGACGATTTCGAGGAGGAGTTGCGTCGCCTAGAACCCTTGCGGCTTCACCGCCGACCAGGTTCGTCTGACCCCGTACATCACGAATCGGAGTGCAGAGGGGGTAGCCTATGAGTGCATTGAGCTACCACGTGCAGCACATGCCGGACGCTGCGTTTTGGCAGGCGCTGGCTGATCATCCCAAGCCGCATGGTCAATACCCATGTCCGTTGACGCTGGGGTCGCGCATCGCTTTTGTTTTCGCACCTTTCAACACCCAGGAAGGCTATGCGGATTTCGGGAATCCGAAGAGGGGCATGCACTTGATGGTGCCATCCACCCCTGCCCCCATCACGTCCATTGGGTATTTGTTCGGGCCACCCACAGGCATGAGTCGCCGGATGTTCGTGGCCTTCTTCTATCGTTTCAACGAAGCAGTGCTCGCAGAGTGCAGCCCGATCGTGATGCTGCACAAGCCACTGGGACTGCGCTTGCCAAGCGGTGCGGTGTACACCGATTTCAGTGTGTCATCAGCGGTTCTCAAAGGGGATGACGCGCCCATCAACCTTCTGTATGCCAGCCCCTCAAACCCGGATTTGAGCCTGGTGATCAGGGAAGAAGCGGACCTCGCGGGCAAGTCGAATCTGAACATTCAGTTGCGGGTGCCGATGCTGGCCTCCATGACAGTCAACCCACCAGCGCAAGCACCATTGCCGATTTGAGGGGGCAGGATGACTTCGACAACCAATCCCCAAATGTTCGACCCCATGCCAGCCCTGGTCTGGAACCTCGTTTGCCGCATGTTGGGTCCTATCTACACCGAAGCTCAACCCCATTCCGTCTCGGTCTTCGACTGGTCACAAGCGGTGTGGGATCAAGCGCTGGACATTGCGCGAGAACACAAGCCACTGCCCCAGGTACGACCCCCTCGCAATCGCGGACTGCTCGACAAACCGCAGCCCTCACCGCACTCCCCTGATGTTGGAGCGTTCGAGCTATGAGCACGTTCACTCCGTTTTTCTTTCCCCTCCCACGACATGAAGCCCATGACTTACCTCGTGCACCGGTCCTGTTTCCTCCTGCTGCCGCGCAGCAGGGCTCCACCCACCCATTCAACGAAAGGCAATTCCATGAAACGCACCACATCCAAGTCCCCGAAAGAACGGACTACACCCCGATCAGCCGATCCCGACAATGCCACTCCACCCAAGCGCTCGGTGGAAGACGTCAACAACCAGCTTTACCAAGAAGCTGCACAGCGCATTCTCCAAGCCATTGAGGCTGGCACCTCGATCTGGCAAAAGCCCTGGATTGCTCCATCCAGCCATCGCCGTCCGTTCAATGCGCACACGGGCCTCAACTATCTGGGTATGAACCGCGTGTTGCTGATGACCGAGATGATGGCGAACGGTTGGACCGACACCCGGTTCATGACGTACAAGCAGGTACAAGCCTTGGCACAGGACATGAAGCGCTCGGGCACACCCGACGATGAGTTGCCCTATGTGAAAAAGGGTGCGCAGTCGATCACCATCTACAAGGTGGGCAGGCAAGAAATTAAGCGGCCTCGGGTGGATAGCTCTGGCAAACCCGTTCTGGATCCAGCAGGCCAACCCATTGTGGACAAGGCACTGGGGCGCACGTTTTTGCAGACGTACCGGGTATTCAACGCCAACAACATTGCCAATTTGCCGCCGCTACCGGAGGTCGAGCGCAAACCGACTTGGGAGGTTCATGCAGAGATTGAGGCGCTGGTTAAAAAGCTGGGGGTGCCCGTCACTTATGAGCCCATTGGCCAGGCGTTTTATCAACCGGGTCTGGACCGCATCACGGTTCCTGAACGCTCGCAGTACAAAGACTCTGTCAAAGGTGGAGTGGTGGTGTATTCAGCGGCTGCCAAGCACTACTCGGTGCTATTGCATGAGTGCTGTCATGCAACGGGGCATGATTCACGGTTGAAGAGAGAGATGTCGGGCGGTAGAGGCTCCGCTGAATACGCCAGGGAGGAGCTGGTCGCTGAAACAGCCTCGACCTACCTCATGTGCGAGCTGGGGTTGGAGTCCGATGAGGTCATCAACCAGCATGCGAGTTATCTAGAAGGCTGGGCCAAGCTCATCAAGAATGACCCAAGGGCGCTGTTTCAGGCGTTCTCTGCTGCTGAAAAGGCTGCGGACTGGTTCATGCAACGGCATGAAAGACAGTTGGCTGAGGCACCACTAGTCACCCCTCAGCCTGCCCCCTCCTTGGTTCAAGGCGTTGGAGTGCCACAGCAGCAAGTTGACGGGATCGGCCAGGGATTGGTGGCAGTAGCTCAGATGCCGTCGTCGGCTAGCAGGATCAACGGACTTCGACCGGCTGGGGAGTTGCTGGATGCGGCGGTCGCTGGCCTGAATTCCGGCAGCATGGGGCTGACTTAGAAAAGCGGCTTGATCAGTGCTGGCTCGGTAAACTCAGATGCTCTCACCGATTCGTGGTTGGTTGGAGCCAACTGCCGAAGACTTGCCTTGTTCATCCAAGATTCTCCATGCTCAAAGTCTTCAGTGCTAATCTGACTGACGCGATTGGTAGGTGCATTTGACATGAAGCTCAACCCGAGCAAACGTTGGGACTTGCTGCTCGCAATTAAGTCCCCTACCGACCTAGATTGCCTATCGGCTTTCGCAACAGCCGAGGGAGTGGATGCATTGAGGGGATACCCAAACATCGTAGTCAGGGCAACCAAGAATTTCGCTCAATTGCCCGAACTACTGGCGCAATTCCCCGCTGAGTTCGTGGCTAACGGGGTAAGGAACATCCTCTCGGGTGTGGATA includes:
- a CDS encoding ArdC family protein, with amino-acid sequence MKRTTSKSPKERTTPRSADPDNATPPKRSVEDVNNQLYQEAAQRILQAIEAGTSIWQKPWIAPSSHRRPFNAHTGLNYLGMNRVLLMTEMMANGWTDTRFMTYKQVQALAQDMKRSGTPDDELPYVKKGAQSITIYKVGRQEIKRPRVDSSGKPVLDPAGQPIVDKALGRTFLQTYRVFNANNIANLPPLPEVERKPTWEVHAEIEALVKKLGVPVTYEPIGQAFYQPGLDRITVPERSQYKDSVKGGVVVYSAAAKHYSVLLHECCHATGHDSRLKREMSGGRGSAEYAREELVAETASTYLMCELGLESDEVINQHASYLEGWAKLIKNDPRALFQAFSAAEKAADWFMQRHERQLAEAPLVTPQPAPSLVQGVGVPQQQVDGIGQGLVAVAQMPSSASRINGLRPAGELLDAAVAGLNSGSMGLT